A part of Apodemus sylvaticus chromosome 19, mApoSyl1.1, whole genome shotgun sequence genomic DNA contains:
- the Sowahc gene encoding ankyrin repeat domain-containing protein SOWAHC — translation MEGSLELSSEAVLRFLAERGGRARHSELVQHFRDALGGQREERTRAREHFKDLVNAVATVRTDPEDGTKYVHLKKRFCTGESPPLEATLPRDPPRIEVTEEPQVPDLPAEPCEDSQLQEEADSPLSLGLDGEPSGQEPPAPDQGGAQGKDSPQEVEALSWASGSGSSENLKLPAPGGEEAEGGGSPSGPNTPRSARQNFRDLVMGSSPQLKRSVGPGDGSAGSISSSGGRSRGGGDSDSTSLASSSAEEESSGGGSVTLDPLEHAWMLSASEGKWDSLEGLLTCEPGLLSKRDFITGFTCLHWAAKHGRQELLAMLVNFATKHQLPVNINARSSGGYTALHLAAMHGHVEVVKLLVGAYDADVDIRDYSGRKASQYLSESTAEEIKNLVGALDEEDDGDSAAGRGSGRWRLSKVLPSHITHKLSPVVEDGADHHHHPAEGWTGGSKAKDSSRKASGSSSGRIKPRLNKIRFRTQIIHTTPSFKDAEPALEEGEEEEEERSLRGYSSSFKLRPKSNVFG, via the coding sequence ATGGAGGGGTCGCTGGAGTTGAGCTCTGAGGCGGTGCTGCGCTTTCTCGCCGAGCGCGGGGGCCGGGCCCGACACTCGGAATTAGTGCAGCACTTCAGGGACGCCCTGGGTGGCCAGCGCGAAGAGCGCACCCGCGCCCGCGAACACTTCAAGGATCTGGTCAACGCGGTGGCCACCGTGCGCACCGATCCGGAGGATGGTACCAAGTATGTGCATCTCAAGAAAAGGTTCTGTACGGGGGAGTCCCCGCCGCTTGAGGCCACGCTCCCGCGGGATCCCCCGCGTATCGAGGTGACCGAGGAGCCCCAAGTCCCGGACCTACCAGCGGAGCCCTGCGAGGATAGCCAGCTCCAGGAAGAGGCAGATTCACCGCTGTCTCTCGGACTGGATGGCGAACCGAGCGGCCAGGAGCCTCCAGCCCCTGATCAAGGTGGGGCCCAGGGTAAGGACTCGCCACAGGAGGTCGAGGCCTTGTCCTGGGCGTCGGGCTCCGGGTCCAGCGAGAACCTTAAACTCCCTGCACCGGGCGGTGAGGAGGCTGAAGGGGGCGGTTCCCCTAGTGGGCCAAATACACCCAGGTCTGCCCGTCAGAACTTTCGGGACCTGGTGATGGGCAGCTCCCCGCAACTAAAGAGGAGCGTGGGTCCTGGGGACGGTAGCGCTGGGAGCATCTCCTCCTCCGGGGGTCGCAGCAGAGGAGGGGGCGACTCCGACAGCACCTCGCTGGCGTCTTCGTCCGCCGAAGAGGAGAGCAGCGGCGGGGGCTCGGTTaccctggatcccctggagcacGCCTGGATGCTCTCAGCCTCCGAGGGCAAGTGGGACAGCCTAGAAGGGCTGCTCACTTGTGAGCCGGGCCTGCTGTCGAAGCGCGACTTCATCACCGGCTTCACTTGTCTCCACTGGGCCGCCAAGCACGGCAGGCAGGAGCTCCTGGCCATGTTGGTCAACTTTGCCACCAAACACCAGCTGCCAGTGAACATCAATGCCAGGTCGAGCGGAGGCTACACGGCCCTGCATTTGGCGGCGATGCACGGGCACGTCGAGGTGGTGAAGTTACTAGTGGGGGCCTACGACGCAGACGTAGACATCAGGGACTACAGCGGGAGAAAGGCCTCTCAGTATCTGAGTGAGAGCACTGCGGAGGAGATCAAGAACCTGGTGGGAGCCCTGGATGAAGAAGACGATGGAGACAGCGCCGCCGGCCGCGGCAGTGGGCGCTGGAGACTTTCAAAGGTGCTCCCCTCGCACATCACTCACAAACTGTCGCCGGTCGTGGAGGACGGAGCtgaccatcaccaccaccccgcCGAGGGATGGACTGGAGGAAGCAAAGCAAAAGATTCCAGTCGCAAAGCCTCAGGCAGCTCGAGTGGACGGATTAAACCCCGACTCAACAAAATCCGATTCCGAACCCAGATCATTCACACCACTCCCTCCTTCAAGGATGCCGAACCCGCactggaggaaggggaggaggaggaggaggaaaggtctCTTAGAGGCTACTCATCTTCCTTTAAACTGAGACCGAAGTCCAATGTATTTgggtaa